The following DNA comes from Chiloscyllium plagiosum isolate BGI_BamShark_2017 chromosome 43, ASM401019v2, whole genome shotgun sequence.
ctaggaccggagggcacagcctcagagtaaagggaagaccttttagaatggagataaggagaaacttcttcagccagagagtggggaatcattgccacagaaggctgtggaggccaggtcattgagtatacttaaggttcttgattgtcaaggagatgaaaggttacagggagaaaatggaaggatggggttgagaaacgtatcagccatgattgaatggtggagcagactggatgggctgaatggcctaatttctgctcctgtgtcttatggctAACATCTCCATCTGGGTTTCCTACAGTGTTCCAACAAAGCTCAATGCAAACTCAAGGAACAGCATCTCAGACATGTTACAACTTTCAGGACTCAACATGAAGTTCAACAACTTCGGGCCCAAAGCACCATTTTGAAATTTATGCCCCTCTCTGCTTTCAGTCAGAGCTCATCtttactgtcatagagtcatacagcatagagtcaacagacccttcagtccaaccagtccatgccgaccctcattctaaactaaacaagtccctgctcctggttcatatccttcaaacctttcctattcctgcacttatccaaatgtcttttaaacgttgaaactatacccacatccaccactctctgtgtaaaaaaattgcccatatcttttttaactctttctcctctcaccttaaatatgtcccctagtcttggaAATTCCcccgccctagggaaaagacacctgccatccaccttatccatatccctcatgattttataaacctcgatagagtcacctctcaacctcctatgctccagtgaaaaaactcccagcctttctttacaactcaaaaaCCTCCATCCCGGCATTTTcttggtaattttttttctgaaccctctccagtttaataatatccttcctgtaacagggcgaccagaactggacacagttctccagaagaggcctcaccaatgtcctgaacaacctcaacatgacgtcccaactcctacactcaaaggactgagcaatgaaggccagtgtgctacaCACCTTCTTAACCCCCCCGTctatatgtgatacaaacttcaaaggatGATGTACCTGCACCCGAAGGTCTCtcttttctacaacactacccagggccctgcttttaattgtctaagtcctgcccttgtctcATGTTCTATAACGCCTTTGATTGCCAATCTCTTTGAGCCTTTCCCTGACCTGCCCTCTTCTTCAGCTTACCCTTTTTAACAGCACAAAACCCAGCGCTCTTCCACCtctcctcagttctgaagaactgtAATGCTGGACTCGAAACTTCAAGGCTGAATTTcggtccacagatactgccatacCTGCTGGGTTTCACCAGCACTGTCTCGGTTTTCAATTGCTGCTTTTACTTCCTATTCCTGCTGAGGGAAAAAAACAAAGGTGACTCTTTTCTCCTTTGATCTGCGTGCTGAGGTACCTAGATGTGGGAATTTCACTGGCGGGAGTGGAGTCTTAAAAAGGTGAATAGCACTAGCCACCAGCTGAGCTGTAGCTCAGGATGGCTGCCGTACGTGcatacagaaagaggcccttcggcccattgagtctgcactgctcTTCTGAAGGGTGTCCCAACCGGATGCACCCTATACCCATAAGCAAAAAATTCAGCTGGCTATCCTGCTGATTGGTGCCCTTGAGAAAACATAACCAGGTTGGTAACTTCCCGAAGATACACGGCTTGAGGAATTTTTGTGTGTCAGCACAAAACTGCTGGGATTGATTATTAAAAGGGCTTGATGTTCAATCATGCTTGTTTCCATGTGTTGCTGAAATTTCTTTCAATTTACTATTCATAATTTAAAAAAGCACCTCATTACAGAACTAGAAAGGAATACAGCATGATTGCAATCACAGTGCAACAGATAATTACATAAGcataaaccaaaagaactgcggttgctggaaatccgaaatagAAAGTGccggaaaagctcggcaggtctggcagcatctgcagagagaaatcagagctaagcGTGAAgcgtaaactctgatttctcttcacagatactgccagacctgatgagcttttccagcaatctctgtttcttTTAAACAGACAACTACGGTTGATTTAAGCTGCGAAGTCAAAATCAAGGGCCTAAAGTTGCAGGACGTGGTCCAGTTTGGAAACAGCAGGAGGGAAGACAAGATCCATCTCGAAGCAACAGTTTGTTGGAGATCTCAAGCAAAGtcaaggagttccaggatttttgaaGAAAGACTGATTTCAGAATCTGAGGTGCAGGTCTTAAGTAGAACTGAGGTAAACCTATTGTTGCAGACCTGATCACTCAAGTTATTTGCATTTAAAAACGGTCTAAACAGCAGCCCCTCAGCTGCTCCTGATGCATTTAAGTcggtttttgaaataaaaaagtttGTTCTGTAAGTTGCTGTCTGTCTCCGAAGCCTGGATGTAACGCAATCTTTGGTAAAGTATCTCATTTTGAGTTTTCTTTGTCCAAGGCATGGTGATTTTCGAGGCGTGATCGAtcatgacatcactgcaggagccAACATGGAGTTGGCCCAAACCGTCCACAAAGAATTCTGGAGCGAAAGAGAAAAGAGGCAAAGCAGCTGGTCAGGCAAGCGACGGTCTGAACTGGGACTTGCGTCCATTCTCATTCTCATAGTTTGAACCCAGGCCATTCACAACATGGTGTCTGATTGGGTCATGGATCTTGAGCATGTTCCCCCCCGCCGTGAAAGTAGGGAAGAAGGGACggtgggagagagggggaggcGATAGGGGTGGTATTAAAGCAGAACGAGATTCGCTCACATCAAGCCTGTGACCCATAGCGGGCATTTGCCCACCCCCTTGGTTTGAATCCAGGCCATTCTCACTTGCCTgcttttgccccatatccctgtaaactttCCCCTTGCTGTTAAACCTTATAACTGTACccgcttctaccacttcctctggcagcccattccacacacacaccaccctgtgtgagaaaacgttgcccttaggtctcttttatatctttcccctctcaccctacacctattccctctagttctggactccccgaccccagggaagagactttgtctatttatcctatccatgcccctcatgattttataaacctctataaggtcacccctcagccttcgacgctccaggggaaaaagcattagcctattcagcctctccctgtagctcacaccCTCAAAGCTCTTGTCGATCTTTCTTTcgccctttccagtttaataacatccttctttggtgggccaaatggcctctttccttaatgtagggattctgagaGCTGGGATGGTAGTCTGGCCCCGAAAATCAGGCCGGGCCTCGTTCTTAACCTGCCGAGGGCGGTGGGGTGGGATGGTTTCTCCGATATGTTTTTACTTCTATGCCATCAGCTAACAGTTCACTTTGAGGGCCTGAAAGCGCAAATCAGCCTTCACTCACCCAAATGTCCCTGTCTTGTTAAATGTGGATCAAATCCAACTTGCTGCAACTTTTCCGTTCGGGCAAGGAAGAAGTTGATGACAGCATCTGTGACGACACAGTTAGGGAAGCCTTCCACAGCATGGTAGTATCCCGGGCGAATTCTAAGGCAGTCTCCCTCCTTCCCGCCAGCTTGCACACTGAGTTTGTGGAGAAACGTGGCTGAGTATGTTGTCACCTCTCGCACTGAGCCTCCGACCTGGAACAGATCGAAAAACAGCTCTACATTGCAGTGGCAAAGTCGGAGAtttggatatggataggttaggccAAGGGGCCACAATTTGGCAGCTGCAGTTTAACACGGATAACGgtggtcagaggaatggaaaggcaacttattattcCAATGGACAGAGACTTAAGggtgctttggtgcagagggatcggGGTGTGCTTTGTGCACGAAACACAGAAAActagtctgcaggtacagcaggaagGCACGTGGAATTTTAACAGCCGAAGGAGCGGAGTATAaaagaagtgttgctgcaactgtaccagtGAGGGCTGGTGAGCTCAGGAatatcagatttaaaacagagctgaggaggaattactGCTCTGAAAGGGtcgtgagtctatggaattcattcccccagagtgcagtggttGCTGGGATGGAGACACACAGATTtttaatgggttgaagggtgatGGAGAGCgggcagtaaagtggagttgaggccaagatgagatcagccatgattgtcaCAAATGGCACAGctagctcgaggggctgaatggcctgctcctgcttttAGTTCTTAGGTACAAAAGGATGATTTTGAAGCCATGTTATCAGCATGGGCTCCACAGTGGAAATGGAGTGGAGTGAGAACAATCAAAAGCACAGGCTTTCTCTGTCTGTACACTTCACCAAGTGACGGAATGTGAGCGTACAGTTCCGAAGGGTCTGCTAACATTATCGAACAATGTACATTATCGGCCACtgtggtagcaaaaacaggaaggtggattATTCTCTGAGTGGCgagagattgggaaagggggaggtgcagtggtgagacctgggtgcccttgtgcaccagtcactgtaaGTAAGCCTGCAGGGGGCAGCAGGAGGTGGCAAAGGTCAATGGGATGTtgggccttcatagtgagagggttcgcgtacaggagcagggatgtcttgctgcagttggacagggccttggtgagaccacacctggagtattgtgtgcagtttgggtctccttatctgaggaaggatgttctggtgatggagggagtacagcaaaggtttcccagactgattcctgggatggcaggactgacgtatgaagagagactgaatcagttaggactatattcactggagtttagaacaagggtagatctaatagaaacctataaaatgctATCAGGACTGAACAGGGTAAACACatagaaggatgttcccaattttgggggaatccagaaccagagggtcacagtttaaggagaCAGGGgaggccatttcggactgagctgaggagaaatgtcttcaccaaaGAGTgagaagcctgtggaattctctgccacagaaagcagttgaagccaaaacattgaatgtttttaagaaggggttaaatatagttcttagagctaaagggatcaaagggtatgggaacagggaactgagttggatgatcagacatgGTCGTATTGAATGGGGGGAgcaagtttgaagggctgaatggtctactcctgctcctattttctatgtttcaacatAAATTGGAAGTTGTCAAGAGGCAGTGTCTCTTGTGATACGGCTATTATTTGACACAGGGGGATTGAGCTCACTATATCCAATGTCGTTTTCTCAAGAATGTCCACCATTTTCTCCAGCTTGGTGTCTGCAGCGAAGATGAAGTCATCGTCGACCCAGAGCAGATACTTTGTTCTGACCTGGGAGACTGCCAAGTTCCGCCCAGCAAACCAGCCCTGGGGAGATAAGCAACGATGAATTGAAGCAACAGCAATGAGATACTGACCACCCCCTCACTTAACCAGAGTCTGTCTCTGCCTTCAAATTATTCAAAGACACTGCTTGCACCTCCATTTCAGGAGTTCCGAACCCTCTCAAacatctgagagaaaaataatggtctcatttttgtttcaaatgggAGACCCCCTGAGTTGTAAATAACGACCCCAATTTTACTTTGTTTCACAAGAGGAAATAAATATCTTgcttttctgaactccagtggatacaagccaaacctgtccaacctttcctcattctAGGCTAAGTATTGGtctcaactgcctccaatgcctttctatcctttcttaatcctgtacacagtgctcctgtctgtgtggaggttgcacattctcccagtgtctgtgtgggttcctcccacagtctaaagatgtgcaggttagggtggattgaccatgctaaattgtcctatagtgtccagggatctgtaggttaggtccattagtcggggtaaatgtagggtaagggaatgggtctgggtgggctactcttcggagggtcagtgtggacttgttgggccgaatggcctgtttccacactgtcaggattctatgattctatgtagtctcaccactgtcctgtataactggagcataacctccctactcgtgtccaattcccctcacaataaactgTAGCATTCTATGAACTTTCCTGATGtgcctgtgatctaaccttctgtAGTTTATGCACTAGGATACCCAGATCTGTctgcatctcagagttctgcaatctctcaccatttagataatatccttcttttttattcttcctgccaatatTATCTGCCATTTGTCacatatttgcccactcacttgccCTTCCTATACCTTTTTGTAACCACCTTGTTTCTGTTTCACATCTTCCCTTCCTACCTGTCTTTGTAGCATCAGCTAATGGAATACCTTTgtttccttcatccaaatcacttgtaGAAGTTGTGAAGGGTTGAATCCCCAGCACCaactcctgtggcacaccacttgggACATCCTGCCAGCCTGATAAAGACCCATTTGTTCCTATTGTCTATATCCCATTAGTCTGTCAATCATTTATCCATGTCAAAATATTACACCTTACACCATGGCCTCTTATTTTTCTCAATAACCTTTGGTGTGACACTTGATCAAATGCCgcctggaaatctaaatataatGCATCCACTGGCTTCCCATTACCTACAGTACgtaacctcctcaaagaattccaatagctTGGCCTAAACAAttgggacagcacagtggttagcactgctgcctcctagcaccagggacccaggttcaattccaccctcgggtgaNNNNNNNNNNNNNNNNNNNNNNNNNNNNNNNNNNNNNNNNNNNNNNNNNNNNNNNNNNNNNNNNNNNNNNNNNNNNNNNNNNNNNNNNNNNNNNNNNNNNNNNNNNNNNNNNNNNNNNNNNNNNNNNNNNNNNNNNNNNNNNNNNNNNNNNNNNNNNNNNNNNNNNNNNNNNNNNNNNNNNNNNNNNNNNNNNNNNNNNNNNNNNNNNNNNNNNNNNNNNNNNNNNNNNNNNNNNNNNNNNNNNNNNNNNNNNNNNNNNNNNNNNNNNNNNNNNNNNNNNNNNNNNNNNNNNNNNNNNNNNNNNNNNNNNNNNNNNNNNNNNNNNNNNNNNNNNNNNNNNNNNNNNNNNNNNNNNNNNNNNNNNNNNNNNNNNNNNNNNNNNNNNNNNNNNNNNNNNNNNNNNNNNNNNNNNNNNNNNNNNNNNNNNNNNNNNNNNNNNNNNNNNNNNNNNNNNNNNNNNNNNNNNNNNNNNNNNNNNNNNNNNNNNNNNNNNNNNNNNNGAGATGAGCTTAGATTTCCAAATGTTAAAGATGCTGGAAATTCCAGCACAGAGTTATTATAGCTATAGGCACAGCTCACTGTGTGTGGAGCCCCTGATCTTTCATATCATTTTTCTACGGTTTTGCTGATAACCGAACGGAGATTGGATTGGACC
Coding sequences within:
- the LOC122543394 gene encoding beta-1,4 N-acetylgalactosaminyltransferase 1-like, encoding MKHKRPRRLRLTVSKISAFQVNLTATLGTFDVAAEVDEVTIQGEGQVHMSLSSPRLDNLNRQLQFVTYSNTIFNPNTADTVLFETDGHRAAFTIKIRHPIIPRLYNVKSQSGYNISGLVTIATKTFLRYDKLRELISSVRKYYPNVTIVIADDSDKPQKIEGDFIEQYFMPFKKGWFAGRNLAVSQVRTKYLLWVDDDFIFAADTKLEKMVDILEKTTLDIVGGSVREVTTYSATFLHKLSVQAGGKEGDCLRIRPGYYHAVEGFPNCVVTDAVINFFLARTEKLQQVGFDPHLTRQGHLEFFVDGLGQLHVGSCSDVMIDHASKITMPWTKKTQNEILYQRLRYIQASETDSNLQNKLFYFKNRLKCIRSS